The DNA region tATTAACCATTACTTTCCTGTATCTGAGCTattggctttgtttttggttcgtttgtgtgtgtggggaaCCATTCAAGCCAAACATTCCAGTGGCCAGCGGCTTGGCTGGCTGCCCAACTACCTGGTCAAGTGAACTACTTGGCTTAAACATTAATAAAAGCCAGGCCAGATAAAGCAAAAAAGTGTATGAAACTACGCAAGGCCTGGCAGACACTTGCAGCTATTTATTTGGGTGCATTGCTCGGCAGGGGAActtgatttgatttaattgcTTTTATGACTCCGCCTTGCGTCTGCGTCTCAGTTCAAGGAAACCGAAAATTTCGTAGCCATGTGTAACTGTTCGTAATGGAAGGTGTTCCCAGCTCAAGACCGAAATTGAAACCAAGCCAGGTGAACTTAAGCCAAGCCCAGGTGGAGCTGAATGCAAACGTGGGTGTTCCTCTGGATAGTGAACCATCACCATTATGATGCATCATAAGCATCAGTGAAAGACAACAAAAGATGTTTATGATGCGTGATCATTAGTAACAATAACTTGGCTAAGGACTTCTGGCCCGGCCTTGACTGTCCAATGGCCATTGACCGAACGAACGTACGAGTATGAGCAGCCGAATGAAATCGAAAATATGTCCTATTCCAACCGGGCATTTTTTAGCTCGCTGGACTCGTTGCGCTGGAATAGTTGTCAGTGCACTTTCGAGCCGGCTTCGGTCTGAAATATGTAATACTTTATGCATGTATAAAAGCCTTATTTATGCAGGCATACATATACTCCCATATACCCGTCCATTACGTAATCCCAGCACACTACGCCCAAATGAGTCGCGGTGTGGgcaagtatctgtatctgtcgctgtagctgtagctgtatctgaatcttaatctgcagcagcggcagccacTGAAAAATGAATGGAGAGTGCGTGCCGAGAATTTGCATCGCCTTGGGTGCGTTTTGTGGATCCCAATCGCGCATAACTAGTTATTAGCTGCGGCACCACCAACGACCTTGATACACATAATCGGGGCTAGCACAAATATGGTATCGTGACGAACTGCCCCCCAACAATACTCCTGTAAATTATGTCTTTCTTGTCATTAACAATTCATTTTCTGGTCCAAATTTTGGCAAGCTCATTAGGCCATGTCCGTAATTTGGCCaagtcaatcaatcaatcaagtTAAAGCATGAAAATCTAATTGTAGCCGCTGATATATGGTTTTTCTATACTAATtttggaaatttaaaaaatgtgcGACTTAAGATGTTTACTGTATGATTgatatttacataaaattattttgttttttttggaaaattgttttataataatttatagtttttaactatttttctGGATATAATGAAACTAAAAAGACTTTGATAATCTTTGGCAGTACAACAAATTGAACTTAAGTCAATTGTGTGCCAGTTTTAAGAGCCCAATATTCAGGTTAATAATGGAGGCCGGGGGAATTTTGCAAAGTTAAGGCGGAGCTGGGCTTAAAGCCAACAAATGCTCGTTAAAATTTCTGACCCGAGGGCTTGGTTTGGTAATTCCTCAAACGGAATTCTTTGGCCAACAgtgaaaaaaaacaatatatgGGTGATTGTGATTGTATCGCCTATTTATGATGCGAGTTCCTTTGTTTAGATAGATCTTAGGTTTTATGATgccaaacgaaatgaaatgtcAATTGGCTAGCATTAATTGctaattgcattgcattgaGCCACAGGTACAGGTAAACACAACTCGCGCACTTTCtattaaatgcaaatactCGTAAATATCCAGCAATGTCTCAATCTAAGATAGAGCAGGAGCCTTAAGCTGGCAACCAAACGACCTTGGTAGCTGCATATTTATGATTCACTAGCATGCTAAGGTGCTGACATGACCGAGAACACTAACACTTTTGATCCTCGCTATTGATTGCCTTTGATTCGCGTCCAACTTACCGCAATTAGTTGAATCTTCATGATTGATGTGGACTTGGACTGGGTATCTCCTTTTAACTTTCCTGTCCCTTTGTAACACTTCCGCAACACGAAGAGAATTTAATATTCGGGGAGAACAATCTTATCCACAGGTAAACCTATGTAGTACTTCTTGGCCAACCGTTGATCGCTGAAATGCTGGGCACACCAGGTGCGCAGGCGGCTTTATAGCTCCAGCTCCAACGCCAAACGGAGCTTTGGCCAGCAGCGGAAAATTTATGTGAGGTGTGTGTTTGGCATGGATATGCAATTAATGACCGGGCCAAAAGTGGAGCGCATCTCTCGATGAAGTAACGAAAGTGACAGGGCAGcctggttttttctttttttgcactCTTTTGTGGACATGAGAATGGTTGGTCTCGAACAGCTCCGGGAACGTGATATagttttaaattacttttacCGTCTTTAACGgctttgtatttattattcacCGAGCTGGCAACGCTCGTCCTCAAGCTTAAAGTTGAGACCTACCAAACTAAAGCCTTACCAACGGAGCGTATGCGCAATGGTTGGTGCATCGGCTATGTGTTTAAGCTAGAGGGGCTTCAGGCCCACCGTATTATAGCATTATTTTATAGCAACGTGGAGACccttaattaattattattagattCCAAAACACCCAGTACTATAAAAAACGTATTAATTTagtatttcataaaaatactTCGCTTTTAATGCAATgaaagtataaataaaatcatatgTATATCAACAATATAAAATCAATGTTAATGATAGAATGAGAAGAAACGATTTAGTGCGGGTGCGCAATGTCCCCATAGGTCCAATAAATATCACAGTTAGGCATGTCAAAACGGAAAATCAGCTCTGGTTTCTCTTAAAATTCCAATTCCTATTGCAGCTCTTGGTTATTCCACATCCTTCATAAGGCTGATGGCAACGGCGCCAATCAGGCCACAAACTCCCATCACATTCAAGGGCAGCAGGGGATCAATGTGCTCCTGAGAAGGGGAAATCAGATTGGTAAAATTAAGAACATACAGGTAAACGATTTAACGATTTGAGGACCCACCAGTTGCCAGAGAAAGGGCACAAGGATTAGGGCAATGCCCGATGCCAGGTTGCCCATGCCAACGCCAAAGTTTCGAACTATTGTGGGATATTGCATCGCCGTGTAGGTGGGAATGATGGCGTTGTTGGCTCCAATGAGACACTTGGCTGGGGGAGATTATCATCATATACGGATTGTTAGGTCAAAGAAGTTGAGGTACAACTTACCTATGGTGGCCAGTGCAATTACACCCGTTTGATTCGACACCAAATTCGTGGCTAAGCAGCAAAGCCCAGGCAACAACATGTAACCAATGAGACTTCGTCGGATTCCGACTTTCAAAACCACCAGAATGCTAATGCAAATGGACACGGCCTCCACGGTTCCAGCCACGGCACTATTGATGTAGATATTACCACCCAAATTGCTGAGGTGCAAGGTGAGTCCAAAGTAAATGATGATCAGTGTCAGCCAGATGACCAGGGTTAGGCAAGTGGTGCGCCAGTACTTGGCGCTGAAAACCACCATCAGCGGATTCACAGGGCCACTTGCACTAGGATCCTGTGCATCCGCTTCGACTGCCTTCGACTCTACGCCCGTTGTAGCCGTTGCTTCTGGTGGAGATTGGACTGACCGCGGTACCGCCGCCTCCAGGGTCTTGCGATAGTTGCTGGGCAAACTGTCGCTGGTGCCATTCATTCGGGCAGCTCTCTCAATTAGCCCGCACAGCTCATCCAGCCGGCCCTGTGCCAAAAGCCAGCGGGGAGACTCCGGCAGCCAGAACCTGAAAGGAATGGAAGCGAAAGGGTGGCTTGGTGTTAGAATCAATGTCATGATCCGGTATTTATTGGCTTTAAggaattttttcatttcatctCCAAGGCGGTCAGCTAATGTGGCTTTCTGTGGCCCTCTTGGCACCCGAGGATAAACACTGAGGAATGTCCTGGACGGGGACGGGGCTTCTTTGTCCCTGCCGGAATCTAATTGATCCGACCAATTGTGTTGTGCTCGGTTTTATCTTGTCAATTCATTTACTTGACTGACtgctgaaaatgtttacgCTTTGAAGTTGAAATGCGTTCATCTGGGGTTTTAATTCTAAAGTAAGCGGATTTTTAACAGATCTAACGTTTTCTTTTGCCTTTAAAGTAGCTTTGCTATGCATAATTATTTGTATGAGAAATAGTAACAATTAAAGGTCGTAAAAAATGTCTCTATAATATAGCAACTTATACTGAAAGTATGTGTTAATTAGAGGAAGTAGATACATGAGTTTGATtattaatcaaatttatttaataaatatcaTTTACCCATCAGAGCTCAAAGCAAAATGCATAAAGAGACCTCGATTTCCCTTCAACCGATTTTTCAATTACCAAATAAACGCCACACAATGGCACTGCCCCACCCAGGATGCCCCGCAGAACTTACCAAATGCTGAGCATGATTAGCCACGGCCAGGAGATGGCCAGCTGGAGGTGCCGCCAGTCGCGGATGAGGTAGGCCAGTCCGGCGGAGAGGACGTAGGAGATGGCCACGGGCAGAATGTTGAGAATGCCGATTACGGTGCGCCACTTGCCGGAGACCAGCTCCACCACCAGCACGAAGCTCACAACAGTCACGGTCATTGATGCGAATCCAATTATAACACGTAGCGACATGAACATGGCCACCGATGTTGAGAAGGCCAAAATTCCACCTGCAACGGAGAGCAGAGAACCCATGCCAAAACCCATGGTGGCCAAAAAGGGTGGCCAAAAGGGGTGGGGGTGGGCGGAATGTCAGTGGCAAGGTCGGGCACGTAAATAAGAGTGTAAAGTCAATTAAAATCGCAGCCGGGCCAGAGAGCAGGACAAATGCGAACGCAAATGCAGCTGTTAGTCCAGCGATTCACGGACAAAGCTGCATATAAATGACAATTAGAAAGGGAATCCCACTCAAATTGTCATGGTCAAAGGGACACTCGTCCTTCCAGCCCTTTTAATCGGACTGTTGCAATTTCAGCAGTGCAATCTGCACTAGAAAAAAATGGATCCTAATCCGAATATATGTTTTAAGGAAGTAAAAAGGATCTTTAAGCTAAGCTATTTGACTATTTCGAGTAATGCCTCGCCTTATAGAAACATGAATTTAGAATGGGTACCAATGGTAGTAATACTCACCAAACACGCTCTGAATAGTGACGAAAGCCATTAGCGTGTGCCTCCTGCCGAAGCGATCCGATATCCAACCGCTGAGAACAGCTCCCGCTGCTGCGCCCACCAGGAAGCAGGTTTCCACCAGGCTGAGGATGTCGCGTCCGCACACCAGTTCAAATTCCTGCACCAGCGTCTTGGCCGATCCATCCTCGTCGGAGAACTCAAAGTGCCAGCACTGCCGGTAGCCCAGATTTGTGGCATTCTCGGGCCAGTTGATGAGCTGGTTGTTCTCGTAGGTCACCTGGGAGTAGTCCACATCAAGGAGCAGGCAGCCATTGGAGGACTGGCTTATGTTGCGCCATTCGGATACGCCCATCTGCTGGAGGTTTTCCGGTCGGGCACACCAAAAGTCCTTTGGGGCAAtctttaaacaaaatttggtttttaagTAGTTATATTATAggatttatttttcaatacaGTGCTGCTAGCATAGTTTAATTGTAAATTCATTTTGCCTAATTAATGAGGTCTTATCTTTGTTTTTTAACTAATTGGTAGTGTTTCACagtgttatttttaaaattaaaaaaaactattacTTGCTGACTGAATTTAGCGAACGAATGAAGCATAATAACTATGTGAACTCTATAAGAGTAGACTTTCATAATAACTTTCATAATAAGACTTTCATAAATAACTCTGCGTATAAAAATCCTATTAAAACACGAAAAATAACCTTTTCTTTAGAATTTAGACTATTAATTCCCAAATGAATTTTGAACGTATTCAAATTCGATTCACGTTTGTAATTACGTGCACTAAATAAGAGATTTCCTCTTTAAAAGCCAACTTTAAAAGCAGCCAATCAAAGCTGGAAAGCAATGATTGAGTGCTTGTGGAGCCATAAATAGAATCGCAGATCGGGCGGCTGGAAAACATTTTGTCGGGAAAACATTTAAATCGGTAGTAAGCCGTTTAAATTTCTTCCGCATGTTGATTGCGGTTAACTCGTAGTTAGTTTGTTATACAGCAGCCCCATTTGTCATTTGGGCTTCGATTGCGAATGTTTCGTGACAGTTAAACACGGCTGAAATTACTGAATGTTGTTACAACACGAACGGCCATCTGATTGATGATCGCATCAATGAAAGCGGCTTATCAATCGCAATGAGCCGAAAAGCTTGTTATCCACCGCCCACTCCGAGACTCCGCCCCATAATCGAACCCCAAAACAACTACGAGTACAACCCACAACAGGTTGATAGCCTCGGCCGACATTGAACGTGCCTCAATGAAACATTTAGTATGCGGTCCGAGGAAATGGATTCAAGTTCAAGTTGAAGTGTAACAAGAAAGCgaaacattttcaataattGATGGCCGATGAGAGTGGCGGTGCAGTGtgagtttttcctttttcgcaCAGGTTTATGCCTCAAATTCGGACGACCGTTGATCGCGTGGCAGGCTCTGATGTCATTTGTGGCAAAATGTGGCAGTTGTTCTGTCGCCAGTCGGTTACATGTCACGTTTCAGGCATTTGCATAGCGACACAGACTCTCGACCAACAATGGATTTCTGCGCCACAACGTGGGCAGCACTCTAGATACGACTTTGGATATGACTCCACGCGGGCCATGTAAATTTCGCTTGATAAATTGGTTTGCAGCTATGCACGAGGTGCACCTGCGAGTGACAGACGGACAGATAGGCACACTGGTTAAGGCTCGAGTTACTCGTGATTCCTACTTTACAATCATATGAAGGTAGCTATTTGTCAGCCGAGTTTCTAAATCGTATTGCCCTTTAATGAGCACTGACTTTAGTCCAGCTTGAGGGGATTTAGCAGGTCAAGCACCCAAGCAGGCCAGCTTTGCATAATAGATATCTCAATCGAGATATGCAACTAAAGGCACGATACGTGACATTACAAAAACTATTGTTTCTAATGAAGTTCTAACGAAGTATTGACATATCCGTAATTGAATGGTTCGGAAAGTTCAGATTGATTTGCATTCAATAGGAAGACGTCAGTGAAGTTTCTTTTCTGAGTCATAAAGATAGTTTCCTGGATCCTTGTCCCATTAAATTGCGTCATTTATAAGAATTTCTCGTCACACTTTTCATTAATGCTATTGGTAAAACTTATAGTTTGTAATTTTCCAGAACACCTTAATAGTATTTTGAACATCTCAAatgattaaagaaaatatacgTACTACTTGTATTCTTGTATTTACTTTCCCTTTTTTGACTATTAGGATTAACATTGTCAGGcctttaaaaaacaattcaataaatcgaattgaattgatttgACTATTGACTTGGGTATAGGAGTATAAACTTACGAGAGATTTCCGATTACACAAAACCGTACTATTAAATATAGTACTAAGCATATGTGGTCTAGGTTCTCATGGGTGATCGTTAACTTAATTGTTACAGGGTCATCTACCGACCCTAGATAGAGAAAGTACTAAACTGCTATTTCAAATCTGAATTTGAATCCGATTTGGTTTCTGCCGCGAATTGGAGACCAGTGTGCCAGACAGAGTGTGGCTTACAAAGGTGTTTCTGagcattttattattattgtttaattaatatactTAGACAGTTAGCGGTCAATATTGGCCTGTGGCAGAGAGTAACCTTTCAAAGGCAACCTTGGGCTGGCTCGAACTCGGAGGAAACCACCGACGCCACCGGCACCACTAGCAACACCAGCACCACCTGATATGGATCAGATGGGAGTGGAAACTAATTGAAAAGTCTTGCTAGTACGGTGGGAAATCGTGTTGTCATGGTGTCGACCGCAGCGCCTAATCCACAAAGCTGTCGTCTTCATAGCAAATAACACAAAAGCGTGCAATTTGCGGACATAGTCAATTAAGATATGGTTATTCGGCACGAAGATtgtttcaaataaatatgccaTTAAATCAGTGTAAACAAATCAACGACTTTTGGGGTGGAAAAGTGGGCATATAGCAAACTCGTTTCGGCCTAAGCCAGTTCAAATTTGTTATTACTCCGCAGGCAATTAGTGTGTGTCAATAATTAAGTCAGAAGTGGAACAATTCAGGTGGAAGAGTCCAAGGCGCATTTCAGTCGCATGAGTGTGTTAAAACATAAAGCAAGccacttttatattttatatctggtttttaataaaacgaAATGGCAAACCTTCAAACCAACCTATTAAATCAATCTTTGTTCAATAAGAGTACAAATATTGTATCTGAAGTTCACGCTACCAAGTTCGCTTAATGAAACAGAAATCGTCATCAATCGAGAGCACGAATACGGGCAACAGGTTTGAGTAGCACAAACACTTGCAATCGCAGTCACTTGAATTCGCGTTATCACGAGAACGCGCTGATAACTGGCATTGGGGGAAGGCACACCATAAAGGCAATAACAGAACCTTGTCAACTACGGTTGCGTTGTAGTTGGCCAGTATTAGTTGGCAGTGGAGGTGCCATGCAGGCAGGCGATGGAGCGCAACGATGGCTAATGTTGTTGGCCAAAGGCCGACGTACCGACCGACTCACCTGGAACACGTAGACGAATATGTGGAAGGTGCAGATGGCCTGGAAGATCGAGAGCAGGGCGCACCACATGCCCTGCCAGGGCGTAAGGCAGCCCAGGAGCCGCTCCAGGAGCTTGGTGTGCAGGTGATCTAGGTTCTCCATGTTCCCATTCGCCAACATGGGCGAGGCCTCGCCCGATCTCACATCCGTTAGCTCCATTGTGGCCCGGTTCGAGGTGCAACCGCTTTCGGCTTGCGTTGCAAGTCAACTGAGTTTAAACGTTGACTTTCGAAAAAGTATCTtatgaaattcaaattgatttcggATGCAAGATTTGGTAGGTCGGCGTTCTGAAGTGCTCTGAGGTGTTGAGAGCCGAGAGTGCGTATGTCGCAGAGATTCGGCCGTGTCTCTGGTTTTTATGCAGGCGCGGCGTTGTTTCTGATTTCTGTGGGGGACCCTAAGATAATGTCCGAACACAGCGCGATGTTGCGATAGTCAAATTACTTGTTAGCTCCGTCTTCACACCCGGCCAAATGACTCATTAAAGAATCACTTGATGACTTTATAATGTTGTAGACTGTCGACCTTTCCGGGGAGTGCCTTGACCAACTCCTCCCACAAGGTTGATGCACACTCTGCGACGCGTCAATTTCATTTGGAGCATCTGGCCAACACTAGGTAATCTTTATAGAACCGAACTTTCTTTTGGGTTGACGGACGTTATCTTATCTGCGACTGTCTATTTTTGATTGGTTCATGTAAATTCCGAGGATAGTTTTCAAAGACTACATTCTTAAACACTCGCTTATTGTTTGTCTTCCCAAGATAACATATTGGTTATCAACAAATAGAAAGAGGAATACCGACAATCAAATCAGTACCTCCCATGCAATAACTTTTATCAAAAACGCTTATTTATTGCCTATTTCGCTACTAGACAATTGACTCTCCATAAGtgattaaaaaatacttttatatttCAAGCTGATAAATGGCTTTCACAAACTAGATTGTATCGGAAATGTCTGGACAAATAAAAACTGTAATATTGGGAGATGACAAATCATCTCAGTGTAACTAAGTGTTTTATGAAGTTTTCCAAATGAGCTAACACTTCCTCTCAGTTGCATCACACAACTTGTTGAGCTTGACCAATCCCTATACTTATTCCCCAATTTACAGCCGCTCAAATCGTGTAATTAGCCTCTGCAAAATAACTGTGCTCAGACAATCGAACTTCTTGGGTTCTGTGAATGACCATTGCAATGGCCATTGGTTCTGGCCAAGCTCTATTACCCACCGTTCCGCAGATCGTGTGTGTCAAGGTCGCATGTGGTTTTTGCTCAGCTCCCTTCGATTTGGGTCTACTTTTTCACTACTTTACTTGGAACATTAGCACGATAGCCGATTAGCCGATGATTACGCTGATTACCTGTGGCATCGAAACTTCAAACCATAGGCAAATGATGCACACGCAACCCACACGCCGATAAATGGCTCCTAAGTACCCAGTGTAACAGCCTCCCCGAAAGTTGGTCAAATGCGCTCGAAGGTCGAGGGgcatttcaaaaaatattcaaaaca from Drosophila santomea strain STO CAGO 1482 chromosome 3R, Prin_Dsan_1.1, whole genome shotgun sequence includes:
- the LOC120453573 gene encoding organic cation transporter protein isoform X2, with protein sequence MGVSEWRNISQSSNGCLLLDVDYSQVTYENNQLINWPENATNLGYRQCWHFEFSDEDGSAKTLVQEFELVCGRDILSLVETCFLVGAAAGAVLSGWISDRFGRRHTLMAFVTIQSVFGGILAFSTSVAMFMSLRVIIGFASMTVTVVSFVLVVELVSGKWRTVIGILNILPVAISYVLSAGLAYLIRDWRHLQLAISWPWLIMLSIWFWLPESPRWLLAQGRLDELCGLIERAARMNGTSDSLPSNYRKTLEAAVPRSVQSPPEATATTGVESKAVEADAQDPSASGPVNPLMVVFSAKYWRTTCLTLVIWLTLIIIYFGLTLHLSNLGGNIYINSAVAGTVEAVSICISILVVLKVGIRRSLIGYMLLPGLCCLATNLVSNQTGVIALATIAKCLIGANNAIIPTYTAMQYPTIVRNFGVGMGNLASGIALILVPFLWQLEHIDPLLPLNVMGVCGLIGAVAISLMKDVE
- the LOC120453573 gene encoding organic cation transporter protein isoform X3, whose amino-acid sequence is MSGVLRRGSLNFDCVGGPRDKGRGSLEANLYGGYRETRPGPKTPEISVIALDFRRYSEDLKKPPSAEQGEQPPSRDLSQDVDSDVISNFLGHYTRWSFLWTLLLCLFQLPTTFHLFMFVFQLTDVRSGEASPMLANGNMENLDHLHTKLLERLLGCLTPWQGMWCALLSIFQAICTFHIFVYVFQIAPKDFWCARPENLQQMGVSEWRNISQSSNGCLLLDVDYSQVTYENNQLINWPENATNLGYRQCWHFEFSDEDGSAKTLVQEFELVCGRDILSLVETCFLVGAAAGAVLSGWISDRFGRRHTLMAFVTIQSVFGGILAFSTSVAMFMSLRVIIGFASMTVTVVSFVLVVELVSGKWRTVIGILNILPVAISYVLSAGLAYLIRDWRHLQLAISWPWLIMLSIWFWLPESPRWLLAQGRLDELCGLIERAARMNGTSDSLPSNYRKTLEAAVPRSVQSPPEATATTGVESKAVEADAQDPSASGPVNPLMVVFSAKYWRTTCLTLVIWLTLIIIYFGLTLHLSNLGGNIYINSAVAGTVEAVSICISILVVLKVGIRRSLIGYMLLPGLCCLATNLVSNQTGVIALATIAKCLIGANNAIIPTYTAMQYPTIVRNFGVGMGNLASGIALILVPFLWQLEHIDPLLPLNVMGVCGLIGAVAISLMKDVE
- the LOC120453573 gene encoding organic cation transporter protein isoform X1; its protein translation is MSGVLRRGSLNFDCVGGPRDKGRGSLEANLYGGYRETRPGPKTPEISVIALDFRRYSEDLKKPPSAEQGEQPPSRDLSQDVDSDVISNFLGHYTRWSFLWTLLLCLFQLPTTFHLFMFVFQIAPKDFWCARPENLQQMGVSEWRNISQSSNGCLLLDVDYSQVTYENNQLINWPENATNLGYRQCWHFEFSDEDGSAKTLVQEFELVCGRDILSLVETCFLVGAAAGAVLSGWISDRFGRRHTLMAFVTIQSVFGGILAFSTSVAMFMSLRVIIGFASMTVTVVSFVLVVELVSGKWRTVIGILNILPVAISYVLSAGLAYLIRDWRHLQLAISWPWLIMLSIWFWLPESPRWLLAQGRLDELCGLIERAARMNGTSDSLPSNYRKTLEAAVPRSVQSPPEATATTGVESKAVEADAQDPSASGPVNPLMVVFSAKYWRTTCLTLVIWLTLIIIYFGLTLHLSNLGGNIYINSAVAGTVEAVSICISILVVLKVGIRRSLIGYMLLPGLCCLATNLVSNQTGVIALATIAKCLIGANNAIIPTYTAMQYPTIVRNFGVGMGNLASGIALILVPFLWQLEHIDPLLPLNVMGVCGLIGAVAISLMKDVE